A genomic window from Maylandia zebra isolate NMK-2024a linkage group LG20, Mzebra_GT3a, whole genome shotgun sequence includes:
- the xkr7a gene encoding XK-related protein 7 has translation MAAKSDGAPVSLRNAIPPECPSRSDPRPPQRRPDEQRYTLSDCCWTLCALLVFFADGASDLWLAADYYLRKYYPQFVLTLVFVIVPSVVVQVLSFRWFAYDFSETVESGTAAAAVVAASERDISTKDSGERGAGRSAAAGVLPGPGTGGGARGCCRVFVWLFQALIHIFQLAQVWRYVHALYLGVQSRWHGDPERRHYYWRMMFESADISMLRLLESFLKSAPQLVLQLTIMIRANQVLPLQGLSASASLISLAWMISSYQKVLRDSRDDKLPMTYNAVIVQILWHLFTIGARTLAFALFASVFQLYFGIFIVAHWCIMTFWIIQGETDFCMSKWEEIIYNMMVGIVYIFCWFSVREGRTCCRMLIYSLTVFVENVALTTFWYLYRSTGERQSTLDFYAVMMVCVVASSYALGTFFMFVYYCLLHPDGAVSGWSYIVEKEVPVEALASPASSLPPDLVSSPPRTLQRTKGSDREPGIDGDVFKVRPPRGAQTPVPHLTPRTEGPVIRIDLPRKKYPAWDAHFIDRRLRKTILVLESAAPVTPRIQYRCLSTPKEVMEYETTV, from the exons ATGGCCGCGAAATCTGACGGTGCACCCGTCTCTCTCCGAAACGCAATCCCACCCGAGTGCCCCTCCAGGTCGGACCCGCGGCCTCCCCAGCGCCGTCCCGACGAGCAGCGCTATACCCTCTCGGACTGCTGCTGGACGCTGTGCGCCCTTCTGGTGTTCTTCGCGGACGGGGCCTCAGACCTGTGGCTGGCCGCGGACTACTACCTAAGGAAGTACTACCCGCAGTTTGTACTGACTCTGGTCTTTGTGATAGTCCCGTCCGTGGTCGTGCAAGTGTTGAGCTTCCGATGGTTCGCCTACGATTTCTCGGAAACCGTGGAAAGCGGCACTGCCGCGGCCGCCGTGGTGGCAGCGTCGGAGCGCGACATCAGCACCAAGGACAGCGGCGAGCGGGGCGCTGGCCGCTCTGCCGCGGCCGGGGTGCTGCCAGGGCCGGGCACCGGGGGAGGAGCCCGGGGGTGCTGCAGAGTCTTCGTCTGGCTCTTCCAGGCTCTCATTCACATCTTTCAGCTGGCACAGGTCTGGAG GTATGTCCACGCCTTGTATTTGGGCGTGCAGAGCCGCTGGCACGGAGACCCAGAGCGGCGTCACTACTATTGGCGCATGATGTTTGAGAGCGCTGATATCAGCATGCTTCGTCTTCTGGAGTCCTTTCTGAAGAGCGCCCCTCAGCTCGTGCTGCAGCTCACCATCATGATCCGGGCCAATCAGGTGCTGCCCCTTCAGG GGCTTTCAGCTTCTGCCTCACTGATATCCCTCGCCTGGATGATCTCCTCCTACCAGAAAGTCCTGAGGGACTCCCGAGACGATAAGCTACCCATGACCTACAATGCAGTGATAGTTCAGATTCTGTGGCACTTATTTACCATCGGAGCTCGCACACTGGCGTTTGCCCTCTTTGCCTCCGTGTTCCAGCTTTACTTTGGCATCTTCATCGTGGCCCACTGGTGCATCATGACGTTTTGGATCATTCAAGGCGAAACGGACTTCTGCATGTCCAAATGGGAGGAAATCATCTATAACATGATGGTGGGTATTGTCTATATCTTCTGCTGGTTCAGCGTCAGAGAGGGGCGCACCTGCTGCAGGATGCTCATCTACAGTCTCACTGTGTTTGTTGAGAATGTGGCGCTCACCACCTTCTGGTACCTGTACCGCAGCACTGGCGAGCGCCAGAGTACCTTAGACTTTTACGCTGTCATGATGGTGTGCGTGGTGGCCAGCAGCTACGCTCTGGGCAccttcttcatgtttgtgtattACTGCCTGCTGCACCCTGACGGTGCAGTTTCAGGGTGGAGTTACATAGTGGAGAAGGAGGTGCCCGTGGAGGCTCTGGCCTCGCCAGCCTCCAGCCTCCCTCCTGACCTGGTAAGCAGCCCTCCCAGGACCCTTCAGAGAACTAAAGGGTCAGACAGAGAGCCGGGGATAGATGGGGATGTGTTTAAGGTGCGGCCACCTCGGGGAGCTCAGACCCCAGTGCCTCATCTCACACCCAGGACAGAGGGCCCCGTTATCCGGATAGACCTGCCCAGGAAGAAGTACCCCGCCTGGGACGCTCACTTCATCGACCGTCGGCTGCGTAAAACCATCCTGGTGCTCGAGAGTGCTGCCCCCGTTACACCGAGGATTCAGTACCGCTGCCTGAGCACTCCCAAAGAAGTGATGGAGTACGAAACCACCGTGTAA